From a single Rodentibacter sp. JRC1 genomic region:
- a CDS encoding nucleotidyltransferase domain-containing protein — translation MQQFGLSDKQQQIIRNILARYPEVEQAIIYGSRVKGSFREGSDIDLTLKGKLITQEILSNIWNDLEDSYTPYLFDLSIYQNLSNQQLIESIDKTGKVFYQRENSQHNEINSFTAYNP, via the coding sequence ATGCAACAGTTCGGTTTAAGCGATAAACAGCAACAGATTATTAGAAACATACTTGCTCGTTATCCTGAAGTGGAGCAGGCTATTATTTATGGCTCTCGTGTAAAAGGTTCGTTTAGAGAAGGTTCGGATATTGATTTAACCTTAAAAGGCAAGCTCATCACTCAAGAGATTCTTAGCAATATTTGGAACGATCTTGAGGATTCTTATACACCTTACTTATTTGATTTATCCATATATCAAAATCTATCAAATCAACAACTTATTGAAAGTATTGATAAAACAGGAAAAGTTTTTTACCAACGTGAAAATAGCCAACACAATGAAATAAATTCATTTACCGCCTACAATCCGTAG